GTTAAAGAAGTATTTGTCAAAGTTGGTCATAAAACGATATCAGACTTCATTAATATAAATCCGAATAGAAAATATACAAGAATTATAGGGTATCTATATGAGTTTACCGTAGGAGAATCAATTGAAGTTAATATAACTACTACTAAATATGAGGATCTATTAAATTCGTCTCGATATATAACTGGAAATATTACAAAAATATCTAAGTGGAAAATAAACGATAACCTTCTAGGACAAGAAAAATTCTGCCCAATAATCAGAAAAACTACAGAACTCAGTGAGTTACTTGATTGGAACATTGGAGAAGCAATTGAAAATTTAAAACAAGAATATTCTCCAAAAATTTTTAAACGAGCTAGCTATTACCTTTATAAAAAAGAATCAAAATCATCTAGTGAAATTGAGAAAGAAGAGCCTTCACAGGATAGAATGGAAAAATTCATTTCTTTACTGGAAGATGCAGGACAAAAGTCATTTGAAGAATCATTGTCTGAAAAGGAATTGGTTCGTTTACAAAATGCTATTGTTGATGTAAGATATACAGATGACGGGTTTAGAGACTTCCAAAACTATGTTGGTCAAACAATGAGAGATTATTCTCAGAAAATACATTATGTATGTCCTCCACCTCAATTTGTAGAATCTCTAATGCAAGGGATAGTTGGCTTGGATAAAAAAAACACATCATCTGAATCAATTATAAAAGCAGTGATGGTATCATTTGGTTATGTATATATCCACCCATTTGAAGATGGAAATGGAAGAATTCATCGCTACCTTATTCATGATATTCTAGTACGTGATGGTATTGTGCCAAACAGTACAATACTACCCATTTCGGCACAGATACTTGCAAACATGGACGAGTATGATGATACTCTAGAGCTGCTTTCTAAGTTGATTGGGAGAAAAGCAAAATATGATATAAATGACTCTGGAGAAATGACGGTTAACAATGCCTCTGAAATTGAAGCGTTATACCGATTTCCTGACCTTACTAATCACACTATATTTTTAGCAAGAGCTATACAAACAACTGTTAATAAAGATGTTCCTGAAGAACTACTTTTTCTTCAATACTACGATGAACTTAAAAATGAGATTCAGAATATAGTAGATATGCCAGACAATAAAGTCGATAGAATGATATTATTCCTTCACCAAAATAAAGGCAAGCTATCGAGTCTTAAACGAAAGTTTTACGAAGAACTTAGTGATAACGAAATTGAACAAATGGAAAAAGTCTACACTCAAGTGTTTCAAAAGGAATAGTATAATTTAAACAAACGAGTTAGGGATCTTTTTGTGTTAGGATGCTCTACAGGTATGAGCAATAAGTAATTACTCAAAAATAAAGAGTAATGATATTGTAGATGGATATATAATTGTTCATGACAGAAAGAATACCGGTAAGCAACTGCGTGTTCCTTTAAATGATTTCTCCGTTTAAATAGGCACTTTCAGAGGTAAGCCACTTTTGACTAAAAACACACTTAAAATCCTCTAAATATCAAGTGTGTTTTTTATATGGCTATGTTCCTTTCACTTTTTTCTGATTTTCACTCAAAATTAGGCATACCTATCCAATCATACTTGTAATTCTATTTTCTAAATTTTAGGCTACTTGTTTTTCTTCAAATTTTCTATCTGCAATTCGCCGTCCTATTTCTAATGCATTTGCAGTGTGGATTCCGAAAAAGATCCAGAGCTTTTCGGTTTTAGCAGTCTTTGCTTTTATTTTTTTTAGATGATAATGTTCTTTCTACTTTAAATCTAGTTTTGCCTATAAGTTTATTAAACTTTCTTTCCCACTTTGTTAACGGCTTATTCTTTTTTGCCTTTTTCAAGATATGGTTTTTTAATTTTTTCTTTTTTAGTAAGTCATTATTTTTCTTCGATTGATAACCTTTATCCGCCTTGAATGCTATGCCTTCTGGTAAATCAGCCGAATCTATTACTTCTTCTAAATTTGTTATTTCATTAACACTCGCCTTAGTTGTTACCACGCCAAGCACTAGGCCTTCTTCATCTGTAACATGATGCTTTTTATATCCAAAATGAAATTTGCCTCGCTTTTTTAACCATCCTCCTTCTTTATCTACGCTCTCGGCATACTCTTTCTTTACCTCTATTTCTTGGTTGTCTTTTCTGTCTTCTGTAGCCTTATGAATTGTTTTTCCTTTGAGACGAAGAGGAGTATCTATTACACTTGCATCTACTATTGCTCCACTCTTTACTATTATATTTTTAGATTCTAGTTGGTCATTGATTTTTTTGAAAAGCTTCTCATAAGCACCTGATTTTGTCATCGCTGTTCTAAAACGACTTAAGGTGCTATGATAAGGTGCTGGTTCTTCAATATTGAGACCACAGAAATAACTAAAAGATAGACTGTCATTTACTCTGTCTTCCACTTCGTAATCGCTTAAACCGTACCATGTCTGCAAAAGACTCATCTTAAACAAAAGCAAACCATCGTATGATGGCTTACCACTAGCACTTTTACCCTTTTAATAATGTAAATCTATAATTGAACTTATTAATCTCCAGTCTAAAAGAGAATTTATTTGCTGGAAAAATTGAATCTTTATCTTTCTTACTCTTACATCACAAACACTGTCTGCTAAGGATGGCTCTTTGTACTTCTTCATAGCTCTAATTTACTATAAACAGTAGACTTAAACTAAAATTAGGAAAGTTTAATTAGACAGAATATTTATGTTTTTTACGCTTTGCCATGCAACGGTCTTCATTTTCTAAATGGCAGAAACTCTCAAACTCGAAACAACTAAAGCGCATGATCTATATA
The nucleotide sequence above comes from Bacteroidota bacterium. Encoded proteins:
- a CDS encoding Fic family protein encodes the protein MTHESYIGTTDKTELSSTNAIIRTFKPKYDVSIDTSMYHLEFALKYDDLNLAFVKEVFVKVGHKTISDFININPNRKYTRIIGYLYEFTVGESIEVNITTTKYEDLLNSSRYITGNITKISKWKINDNLLGQEKFCPIIRKTTELSELLDWNIGEAIENLKQEYSPKIFKRASYYLYKKESKSSSEIEKEEPSQDRMEKFISLLEDAGQKSFEESLSEKELVRLQNAIVDVRYTDDGFRDFQNYVGQTMRDYSQKIHYVCPPPQFVESLMQGIVGLDKKNTSSESIIKAVMVSFGYVYIHPFEDGNGRIHRYLIHDILVRDGIVPNSTILPISAQILANMDEYDDTLELLSKLIGRKAKYDINDSGEMTVNNASEIEALYRFPDLTNHTIFLARAIQTTVNKDVPEELLFLQYYDELKNEIQNIVDMPDNKVDRMILFLHQNKGKLSSLKRKFYEELSDNEIEQMEKVYTQVFQKE